Proteins encoded in a region of the Sebastes fasciatus isolate fSebFas1 chromosome 9, fSebFas1.pri, whole genome shotgun sequence genome:
- the mrpl2 gene encoding large ribosomal subunit protein uL2m isoform X1 translates to MWEDVVMMAFSCLTRALRSLTLSQHALLSSQAVAQTKLRSQVSSTVEQCRGFLTTASLEQNRTFWKQREKYTIKPIGMKKTGGRDHSGKIRTHGIGGGHKQKYRWVDFQRLRYEPTKEAQPFEEKVVEVRYDPCRSADIALLAGGNRKRWIIATENMQTGDIIKTSGVIGRMAVSANEGDAYPLGALPVGTLVNNLEIQPGKGSEYIRAAGTTGVLLRKVNGTAIIQLPSKQQVQVLETCMVTVGRVSNIDHNKRIIGKAGRNRWLGIRPSSGLWQRKGGWAGRKIKPLPKMKIYVNLPSISAT, encoded by the exons ATGTGG GAGGACGTGGTCATGATGGCGTTCTCGTGTCTAACTCGAGCCCTGCGCTCCCTGACTCTCTCCCAGCatgctctgctctcctctcag GCAGTTGCACAGACCAAGCTGAGATCTCAGGTGTCCAGTACAGTCGAGCAGTGCAGAGGCTTCCTCACCACGGCCTCTCTGGAGCAGAACAGGACATTTtggaagcagagggagaaaTACACCATCAAGCCTATAGGAATGAAGAAGACAGGAGGCAGAGATCACTCAG GAAAGATCCGGACACATGGCATCGGCGGTGGCCACAAACAGAAATACAGATGGGTAGACTTCCAGCGGCTACGCTACGAGCCAACCAAAGAGGCCCAGCCCTTTGAAGAGAAGGTCGTTGAAGTGCGATACGACCCATGCAG GTCTGCTGACATCGCCCTGTTGGCTGGAGGCAACCGCAAAAGATGGATTATTGCTACAGAGAACATGCAGACTGGAGACATTATTAAAACATCTGGAGTTATCGGACGCATGGCAG TCTCAGCCAATGAGGGCGATGCCTACCCACTGGGAGCTCTTCCTGTGGGGACGCTGGTGAACAACCTGGAGATACAACCAGGGAAGGGATCAGAGTACATTCGTGCCGCAG GAACGACTGGCGTTTTGCTCCGTAAAGTCAACGGAACGGCAATCATTCAGCTTCCTTCGAAGCAGCAGGTTCAG gtactgGAGACCTGCATGGTGACGGTGGGACGCGTGTCCAACATCGACCACAATAAACGGATCATTGGCAAAGCCGGTCGCAACCGCTGGCTCGGCATCCGCCCTTCGAGCGGCTTGTGGCAGAGAAAGGGAGGCTGGGCCGGACGCAAGATTAAACCGCTGCCTAAGATGAAGATCTACGTCAACCTTCCCTCGATCTCCGCTACGTAA
- the mrpl2 gene encoding large ribosomal subunit protein uL2m isoform X2, with the protein MMAFSCLTRALRSLTLSQHALLSSQAVAQTKLRSQVSSTVEQCRGFLTTASLEQNRTFWKQREKYTIKPIGMKKTGGRDHSGKIRTHGIGGGHKQKYRWVDFQRLRYEPTKEAQPFEEKVVEVRYDPCRSADIALLAGGNRKRWIIATENMQTGDIIKTSGVIGRMAVSANEGDAYPLGALPVGTLVNNLEIQPGKGSEYIRAAGTTGVLLRKVNGTAIIQLPSKQQVQVLETCMVTVGRVSNIDHNKRIIGKAGRNRWLGIRPSSGLWQRKGGWAGRKIKPLPKMKIYVNLPSISAT; encoded by the exons ATGATGGCGTTCTCGTGTCTAACTCGAGCCCTGCGCTCCCTGACTCTCTCCCAGCatgctctgctctcctctcag GCAGTTGCACAGACCAAGCTGAGATCTCAGGTGTCCAGTACAGTCGAGCAGTGCAGAGGCTTCCTCACCACGGCCTCTCTGGAGCAGAACAGGACATTTtggaagcagagggagaaaTACACCATCAAGCCTATAGGAATGAAGAAGACAGGAGGCAGAGATCACTCAG GAAAGATCCGGACACATGGCATCGGCGGTGGCCACAAACAGAAATACAGATGGGTAGACTTCCAGCGGCTACGCTACGAGCCAACCAAAGAGGCCCAGCCCTTTGAAGAGAAGGTCGTTGAAGTGCGATACGACCCATGCAG GTCTGCTGACATCGCCCTGTTGGCTGGAGGCAACCGCAAAAGATGGATTATTGCTACAGAGAACATGCAGACTGGAGACATTATTAAAACATCTGGAGTTATCGGACGCATGGCAG TCTCAGCCAATGAGGGCGATGCCTACCCACTGGGAGCTCTTCCTGTGGGGACGCTGGTGAACAACCTGGAGATACAACCAGGGAAGGGATCAGAGTACATTCGTGCCGCAG GAACGACTGGCGTTTTGCTCCGTAAAGTCAACGGAACGGCAATCATTCAGCTTCCTTCGAAGCAGCAGGTTCAG gtactgGAGACCTGCATGGTGACGGTGGGACGCGTGTCCAACATCGACCACAATAAACGGATCATTGGCAAAGCCGGTCGCAACCGCTGGCTCGGCATCCGCCCTTCGAGCGGCTTGTGGCAGAGAAAGGGAGGCTGGGCCGGACGCAAGATTAAACCGCTGCCTAAGATGAAGATCTACGTCAACCTTCCCTCGATCTCCGCTACGTAA